The following nucleotide sequence is from Patagioenas fasciata isolate bPatFas1 chromosome 9, bPatFas1.hap1, whole genome shotgun sequence.
AGATTAGTTTTGTATACATAATAAAGTACTTATTTGTGACTCACGGGCCTGTCTGGAAGGAGCCCAGGGACGGACTCCAGTGTGCAGATTGACATCCTTTCTGGAGACCCGAGCGGTGCCACCAGGAAGTCTCTAAATCACCAGGAGCTGCCAGGAACCGGGAGAACATGCCAGAAACAGGAGGGCCTGTTCCTTATCTCCCCCCGCACACGTTGCTGACGGCTGCCAGGACCCAGCGCTCCGGACCTCTGCTCTCAACTCGTACTTCACTTCCCTCATGTTCGTATATAAAACAAGCAGAGCAAAAGCAAGATAAGAGACCAGATTCTAAATTATTTTGGGCGGTACAAATCTAGAACACGCTCAGTGCCCTCAAAAGAATAAGCCAGCAACCACAAACATGATGGCAATCTATTCCAAGGCCTTACGAAGTGTTTAATTAGAGAAGCAACACCACCTTGGCAAAACCAGCTCCCCTTTTTGTCCCCAAGCGCACAAGGGACGTGTCACCCGCACTTTTGCGGCCAGGAGACGGCTGACACGGCACTTGCTCCGCCATGGCCAGGGTTCACACTTGGACTTGCTCTTTAAGGCTGAATTTTCGGCAGAAGTTCCTGCCTTTTTGAATCCGAGCTAATTGGGATGTGCCAGAACCATTTGTACCAGCCCACCAGCcagtggagggggaggaggaggaggatgctctTTTCATTGGGTTCCTCTTCCACTCCAAGCACCTCCTGAAAAGCACTAATGAGCCATTGCTTCGTCTAACCCATGTGTCACATTCTGCTCAAACACCAACACCGCGTTCCCCAGCTCTCACCCTTCCAATTCTCAGCACCGCAGctggaattaattaaaaaaaaacccttatttcAACAGTACTTGTAGCATGAATAGTGGATATTTGAATCGCAGCCTCTTCCAAGCGGTCTTTAAAGTGTCATTAAAGACACTTCACGCAGACGAAAACAGGGCTCCTTCCATCCAGGAAGCGCGAACGTTCCCCGCTGGAGCgccccgctcctcctccagctgccGCCGCTTCGACAGCACCTCTCGTTAGTTCATTCCGCATTTACATTCAGTAACTTCGGCAGCCCGTGAAGCAGCAGCATCAAAAGATTTAAAGGCCATGTTTCATGCACATACCAGCAATCTAAACCTGTAACTGTAAATGGGCTAAAGAAATCATGCAATGACTTGGTGAAGAAAAGTTCTTCCACGTCGGTGATTAAGTGGAGGAAAGGATTGGCTGGTAATAGAAATGAAAAGTCCAGATATTCCCTCCTCTCTTTTAGAGGAATGTGTTCTTCTGCTGCCCACAACCCTATGAATACACACACAGACGCTACCATGAGGCAttattgattatttttcttgcaagTTTATCTGATTAGACAATTATTCAGCAGACCTTGCCCTGCGCTGAGCATTTTGCCAGCCCTGTCGTCTCAAGCTAATGGTGTGATGCACAACGAGCCCGAAAACTGCTCGGAAAGCCGCAATCAACTTCATCGCTTTGCCAAAATTAACTCACTGCTATAATACGAAATATTCCATAATTTACAGTTCTATGATAAATACACAAAATATGGATCTTCAAACTATCGGCTGCAGAAAGCAAAGTCCTTTCAAAATAGAGAAATCCCAAATCCTCCTaagttttgggttgttttctggATCACTGAGCTATTCCAGTACCAAAGAGGGATATTGGCTTCAAAGTAGTTTGTGAGAAAAAGGaggcaaactaaaccaaaaaactaCCCACCCCAAACCATGGACACTCcaaatctgtctgatttcctaCACGTTAACTTTATATGGTGTAAATCCACTAATTAAAATTGATTTTCACTAAGATGAAGTGATGCaattaaaaaaagtgtttttcccacTACTTTAATACAATGGGAAACTCATAATATTTGATGCTTGTTTCATGAAGAAAATAATGCTTTGTATTTCTAAGAGGACATTTTTATTGTCAGTGTGCCAACCTCTTTTATTACCCCAATCCAGCAACAAGTTCCATGTAGAGAGACTGTTCAAATGTGCATGGATTTGTGTGTTACTGATCTATTGATCTATTCAGGAAGGGTAGAATAAAAGCACCTGAGCCAGCAGTCTTGAAATCTCCTTCTGGGTATCCACAACAAACATTTTATTGCTTCTTAAGAACTGATTTATTATTAAGGgctacatttttttaattcataaaaacaaactttaaaatgcCTCTCATAAAACCACCTCCTTAGCTGGTACTTGAGCTGTTCATTAGGATTCCGCAGAGTGCTGGTATTCTGGATGAATGCTTTATGCGATGTTTCCTTTGTGTTTTCTCCACAAAATGTCTGCTATTTCAGGATTTTATTAAAAGAAGAGCCCGGAGATGTGCAGAATGAGTGAGCGAAGCAGGCGAGCCCGGGGAGCGGGGTCACCGTGACCCTGCTGCTCCAGCTCGACCCGCCGCGACGCCTGAGAATCCGCACACGCCAACCACCCTGATAACTTCCAGCCGACCCATTACATttgctttgggttgtttttttaatcccttttctctggaaatatattttaaacgGGCGAGCGAGCAGGATTGATAATACTGCAGCAACTGATAATACTGCAGCGCACTTCACGGGCTTCGTGAGGGCAGGAGCGGCTCTGTACAGCACCCCAAATTATGGATTCTCTTTAGAAACATCGACAAGCAGCTTCCAAAAGATTCCTTTGAAGTGGATAGAAATAAGATAAAAATATCAGAGGGCAACTCTGGGCTAGGTCTCCTCTCAATGCGAGCAGTGGAAAATTATTAATAAAGATGTGAGCATGGATAAATTTTGAGAATATTCTAAGAGTTTAGGCTCCTTCCACAGTCCAGCCTTCCCTTTCGGTCATCACATCAATGTGAAAAATGATCATTTAGTTCTGTAAATCCCGAGTTTGTTCTCTTGTCAAAACCAGAAGTCTGCAGTTGCTCGTATTAACACTCAGTTCCAAAAGTGGAATAACTGGTGAGAGCTGAATCACAAATGTTCTCCCCAAATTAACTCTGGGGAGAGCTCAGGGACAGTGAATGTAAGTTTACATTGCATCCCTAAGTCTTGATACTCATCATCTGGGCTGCTCATTAAGACATCTTTACTTTCCAATTAGCTCCAGAGGTCAACAAGCTCACCGGACTATACTGTTGATATCCTTTGGAAGCAAAGTTGGGGAGCGCTCTTCACCCTGGGAGGTGCCTGGGGATGGGATGGCGGAAATAAAGACAACCAACGTGCTCCATGTGGGATTTGATCCCATCACTACAGAACGTTCAACCTACAGCTTCTTAAACCATAAATCTGgaccagaaaacacaaaaatgtaCAAACAAAATCCACCAGCAGTGCTGACGTAGACATAATTCTATGGGATTTATGGGGATAGAGCATAATTTTCATCAGAAGCTGGTGAAGGGGACATTTTCATCAACTTTTCTCTTGGTAAGAGCATCATTAGGTCCAGGTGATGGCCTGAGGGTGAAAGAGAACTGTGGTGTGTGCAAAACGGAGatgctgggacagcggggacaggacAGCTTGCAGATCCACCCCATTGACACCTTAGATCTGCTCAGTGAAACACCAGACCCCGTGTGGGGTCGGACCCTTCCCCAATTCACGGACAGCAGAAGAAACCAGAACCCAAGTGCCCGAGATGGACATGGGAGCTGTTGCTCAACTATGGACACACACAAAGCGAATGCCAGACTGCAAGCGCCTTTCTCTGGTCTTCTAAGACTTCAAGACAATTCTTTATAGAGTTAAAGGTGGGAAAACTGAAAAGGCACGAGAACAAACTATGAACTCATTGTTTACAGGAACCTCTGAAGTAAACAGCTTTACAAAACCAAAAAGGGAACTCACTGAGGGGAGTTTTCATATCAGCATAAACGTAATGTCACAAATATCTCATGTAATGATATGAAACCACATATTTCAAAGCTTAAAAGATTGTTTTATTAGGCTCAAGGGCCTCTTAGAGCAAGATGAGACACGCGAGGAGCCAGATTCTCCTATAACTGCCCTTTTGAGTTCCTGCTCCTTCCTTTGAACCACGCCGTGGTTTCCAGCGCTGGGGACACAACACCGAATTAAATGGACTTTAGACTTTCTGCAAGGGCAGCGAGCGCCAACATTCCAGCTCCCGGGAATGCTCGTCATGCCACAAACAGCCACTTCACCGTGAAAACTTAACTCTGCAGTGTGTAAAATTATCCGAGTCACACTGAACATGGCATCTTATAAAAGTAAAACCTATGGTTTTGGAACTCATATGTGTTGGTGCTTCCAGCAAGGCAGGAACCAcaacagcctgggcaccagcactAACGAACTTAACTTGGGCCACCCATGAGTCTACTTTAGTCCATATAAAAAGATTAAAAGACTTCTCAATACAAATGAAATGTTGAAGTATACTTGAAAACGAGTTAGTTTTGCATGGAGATTCTTCAATTCTGACTAATATTTCCACCTCAAAAGTGCATGTCAAATGTAATGGTGTCCTCCTCCAGGTAGCAGAGCCAGTTTGAAAACTGCAGAAACTCACATTTTTAGAGAACGGTAAAAGATAAATGATCGAAGTACTTATGACTTATCACTGCTTCTGTCTATTTATACAAAGACACTCCTAAAATGAAACCAGAAATAAGATTTCTGGTCATCCTGAACGCAGAAGAAAGCCAAGTATTAGGGCAAAACAAGCATTTTACGTACACTCCTTCTTAACGAATGCAACAGTGTGACCCAAACATGACACTACACCAGCACGTACCAGAAAATTGGTGCATGGATTCTGAACAAAATATCTGTGCCAATTATCCTCAAAGCGACACTCAAATCCTTGCAATTAGCAGCACATCTAGTAGAATATACCCATTGCCATACAAAGGAACTTGGTGTTTCTTTGCAAGGCACAAGACCACACTAAAGACCAAACAAACTTCCTTTCCGTAAGCGCCGCTCTACCAGCAGAGAGAGGAAAGTTTAATCAGCCGCAATAAATCACTGCGGTGGGCGTTATCGCATTTTTTGAGCCATCACCTTGGCCTCTTTGGGGCGATCCTGTCCATGTGAATGATTTCTAGCACCATAAGAGCCTCCCAGCTCAATCTCTAGGGTTACTTCAGCATAAATAAAGACAGAAAGTGAACATTAAGAAACAAACCACGCGGAATATTCTAAACTATGTAACTTCCAAATTTCCCACTGCGGCATTGTAATAGTCAAACCTAGCAGTGAGGCATATGCACAGATTATTTTGATACGATACAAATCTctcaaaagagaagaaacagaagtgaATGCACTTTTAGCAGCTTTTCCAAACAAGTTCCAAGTAAAACACGAGGAGCCACGTGTGACCTCTCGGGACAAGCATCGTGGTTTAATCAGCCTCTGCAACTAGTTAATTCCTTCAATGTTACCTTTTCTAGTGATGTTATCTTGAGCTTATTCGGAATTTTGGCTTTTTTAGTAATATTTTTACCCAGGCAATTGTCCCAGATACGTAATACATATTATAGATATAAATTATACATATACTATTGAGATTGTTTACTTgtcttgaaaaaaacccaacaatgcgGTAGAGGCCATTTATGTATTACCAGCACTTTATTTCACATTTCCTTAAAACTGTCCCCTAGTGATTTTACATGTAAGTCAAACAAAAAGGTACAAGTTTCCTGAAACATGTCCAACTTGAGAAAGGAAACTGAAATAGAACTGATGCATTTCTTTCCATTTGCTTACGTCTGCAGAGAAGATGCTGCAGTTAACAACTGACAGCTCTTAAGTGTCTTCCTTGTGTGGATGCTGCCTGCAAAATGCTGTAGTTACCTGCTCATTTCTATCATTTAAACACATCCTTCCTAACACTGTTGTTATACAGGGAGAAAAGCAAAGATTGCGCTCAGCAACACGGGTTGGTAACTCATGGGGTGCCATCTGCGGTTTTCCACACCGCTGTCTCGCATTTGATGTTATCACGGGTATTGAAGGATCAGTGGAATTCCTTCATCGTGACAAGCACCGAGAGCTCCTGCTGTAAATGTGCAATTACACGCTGGGCGCACGGCAGCGCGGTAATCGCTGTGCCAACTCCATGACTCAAAACTACGCCCGGAACAGCACAACCTCTATACGTTTCTTAAAGTGCTTCTGAGCCAGTACTCAGAACGCAATCCTGCTTTAAAGGGAAAAGAGATTCAAGAGATACCAATACAAAGAATCTTTTTGCAATGCGTTATTGTCTCAGCAAAGCTCACAAGAGAATTTCAAGTGCTATCCTGCGAGTTTAAGAGGACTCTCTAGATTCCTGAGACGCACATCAAAGGCAAGTCATTAGACAGACTCGTGCTTAATGAATCTGGGAGAAAAGAGACTGGCTTGGCCTGACCCACTTTTCAGTTGTGATGCCGTAGCCAAAAATCCTGCCTGGCCTTCCACCCAAAattattctaattttattttttctcatttttctccctGATGTTTTACGTAAGATTGACAAGTAACAACATAATTCTATCACCACCATTTGCattgtttttctcccttccttcatTCTTCCCGCACCTCAGCTGAGCCCCATTCCCAGCAGGGCACCAGACTCTTTGGAACAACACATCGTCTTTCTGACGGCACAACACCCACGTTGTACTGGGGTCTGAGCCGGGCTGTTGAACACCTTCACACTAACAACCACAACTCCAGTGCTCTTAATATTGttcttttgcatttcattttgcttGAAACGTCAAAATTCTCTTACCTAATGTTTCCTTTTGTAGCTCACGGCATCTACTCTGCAGTTCGTTCCCTTGCTGAAGCGAAGTTTGAAGCTGTTGGGTTTTCAGCTCGACTGTGTCGGCCACCAGCGTCAGATGTTTCACCTTTTCTTGGAGGCATTCATTCTCCCTCTGGGATTTCGCTAATCTTTGATTCAATTTGGGTATTTCTGAGGAGGAAAACAATGTAGAGATTGTTGTCAAATCTACCTTCTTCACTAAGAAGTATTAGACCTGACAGATGACCTCAGGACTTCAGTTTGGGTTCTGCTGAGAACGTGAAGGGCCAAAAGACACACTTTGTGCAACTCCTCTTTACACAGATGATAACTTGCACTTAGCCAAACACCTATTATTGGCAAATACTACTAATTTTATTCTAAGCAATAACAAGATCGAATGACAGAGATACTGGAACCCAAGCTTTTTATCTTAAGAAGATACAAACCCCGTTGTTGACACACAGCAAAACAAGCCTTAAAATGCTATGAATAACCTGAAGATGTCTGCACAAACTCACGCTCATATTCCCCCTTTACTGGTTAAAAGTTGGCAGAGAAGGAGCACAGGAAGAGAGGAATCTTTAGGGACACACGACACTCCGTCTAATTAGGAGCTGAAGTCATGAAGCAAAGTGTGTGACATTGACGCTGACATTTCGGTGAATTGTTCTTGCAAAAACTGAATGCTAAAGAGTGATTTTCCGGTCATGCTCGtggtgggctgggctggggccgcCCCGCTCAGCTCTGCCCGCTCCCAACAAAGCCATCATTGAAAACAGGAAACATCACTTCTCATTCCCCAGGAAGCACAGGCTGCTGGGCAGCTGCTATTTCAAATGAAATGCCATATTTTCTGAGATACTCCCTGCACGCAGGTTTCGCTTAGGCTGTGATTCTGCACTGGGGTTCGCAGGGTTTCAGCAGCAGAATGATCTGGGAGATGCACATCGCCCATCACACCTTTATATTCCTTCTCACAGGGACAGAGAGTGACAGCAGCTCACCCGCTTCTTTGCTATGTGATAACCTTTATAAAACTAACGTCCGGAGCTAATAGCAGCTCATTGACTCATACACACACAGCGTAACAAAGGAATAtgtagataaatatatatataaaagttatGTGCAACAGCCTTTCAAGTTGAAAAAGTCAGCGCAGGGCCTGTGCGGATGCTCTGGATGTGTAATTACACTGAGGCAGAGCAAGGAGGGTACCCAAGGATAAATCTGAATTTTCAGGAGACACGAGGCAAATTAAAATATCACAAAGGCTTTGTGTTGAAATCATATCCATAGACTCATAGTACACATATTAAATACTattatttgaaacagaaatataCTATTTCCATTTTAGTTGGACCCAAACAATTAGTCCAGCAGGCTAACCCAAAGGGAACTGGACTGAGTGGAACCCGGTTCACAGCAGACAGGGTCTCCTGACACTTGTGATCTGGACAACTTAATGTCAGAATTAGAGATTATCTAATTAATTTGACCTTCTAATTTACTGTGTTGCACTCAGCTACCATGTCGTTATTAATATCTTATTGCCAGGCGATTTACCTGTCAAAGCTTCTTTGCTAACAGTCTTTATTTGTAGGAAAATTTCCTCTTTCATGGCAGCCCAGTTGTCCAGGTTGCTGGAGATGACTTCTTTGATACTGTCTAGCTCACTTCTAATAAAAGGGAAGAGGGAGACGGCCTTGTTCAGAGTTGAGCAATGGTGTTCCAATGTGTTTCTGCaagacagagaaaaataacaccagaCGTACATTCTTTTAAATTACAAACTTGGGAAACTGAAGTAAACTTGACAACTACTTTTCCATTGTATGACAATTTATGCTATATTGAATTATGATAATATAATGTATGAAATACGCTGTATATTGAATATATTTAAGTTTTTCCCTTCTAAATGTTGATTTACAGTGTGAATTTATGGGTTGTCAGGgacaaggacaggagttggactctatgatccttgtgggtcctttccaactcatgACATTTTATGATCATCTGACAGAGCTTAAATGTACAAATGCAGAAAACTGTGCCATTGCACAATCGCTTTTTATTGAGAAATCACAGTAATCATGTTTAAATGACTATATGTCCAAGCTTATGTTGACTCTTCAAAACAAGACACGTAAGAAACACCGTATTTCTGATGCATTACAACCAAGTGGCACACACTCGCTTTTAAGCATTAATTAATGCTTTTAAATTCATGAAGAAACAAACTTGTTGCTCATAACATCAGCAACTAGCAGTGCTGTTTTCCAGTTGTATTTGGCAGCACTAGAGCATCTCAGTGTGCTGGATCAGCAAGAAGCACCGGGATGGTTCTAAACACCCTGAGCACGTGCAGCGAATCCTCCTGCCTGACCCTGCGTGTTCACAGGAGGCACAACATCAGCATTTCCTCTAGGACTCTTACCTGAGCACCTGTGATTGCTTATAGGCAGCTTCCTTTTCCTCTTGGAAATACCGCAAATCTTCCTTCGCGTTTTTTAACTCCTCTTGTTTGGTTTTCAGCTCCACCGTTAGGTTCTTTATTCTACAGATGCAAAGAGAACAATCAGAAAGTATTACTTGCATTACAAACCAAGCTCTGACTTTTGCTTtagctttaaattaaaaacatgcTGAAAGGCTTTTCAAATATGATAATCACGTATTTCAGACTGAGGTATCAGATCTGCAGATGGAGAGAACTTGATCTTCTGGCCACTGTGCAAGCAACTCTACAAAATACATTTGTACAGTAACGTGGAAACATGCATGTCCAATATCAGCTCTGTGCAGTGCTATATAAACATCTTCAGAATCCAGTGTTCATTCACGGATACGACACAGAACTCATTCATCCTCCAAAAATCACCCGTCATTATGAAAATCTCAGTTTAAAGTTCAACGTGGGTACCAGCTCaggggctgcagctcctgtggGGCAGGGACGCGTCCCAGCAGGACCCACCGCTGGCCTCAACCAACAGCGAATCCTAAATATTCCATTACTCTTACCATCCTTTTTTCCCATTCGCattgtttctctctttcttaatTTCAGGCATTTGCAAAGAAGAATTCAATTAGTCCCTCACTTCCCTTCGCTCTCAGTTTCACAATCACAGAACTGCACTTCTGCATTGCTGAATTCATTCATGCTGCTCagcaaataataattaaaaatacgcATGTGAAATGTGTTCCTGCCCATCATTTTTACACTAACTGGCATTTAGGCCTCTGTTGCTTCACAACAGCCTTTTAAAAACCAAAGAGAAACTTTTCACAAAATCTGTTTCCACCAGATGTTATTTCTACATACTTGGGCAATGACATTAGCATCAACATAATCAAAGATGTCAAGTTAGTAAGGTTATTTTCCTACATTTTTGTTACAGAGGAGATCGAAGGAGATACTCTCACAACACCCTCTCTAAGTATCTGCCTTATATAGATTGAGAAGTCTTTTAATGCTTCCTTCTACTCAGTACGGAACGTGCTTCATCACAACAGCACGTCACGGATCTTTAAATGACAGTGTGGGTAAAGACGTTCTGCATTTACATCAAATCTGACACCAAGAAATATCCTAAAtccaggattggggaaaaaaggTTTATTGTTATCAGGACTCAAATACATTGTGTACTCTCGCTCCCATTAAAAAAGCAAATTAACGTTTGTCACACCTGTGCTTTAATTGTGTTTCCTTCAATGAGATTATGGCACTGCAGAAGTAGAATATTTGTACCTTTTGAGCGTTTCCACTCCAGCAGCGGTTCTGACCTGTTCATTTTTCAAGCACAGCTCTCATCGGGTAAATCAACACATTTTAAAGCCGGGTCTTGCAACAGCGCGGGGCTTATTCCCACAATTGTAATGAAATGAATGGAACGGGAATAACAGACTTGAGTCCAATTCCCTTCCCGTGCTAGCAGCACAGAAGGGACACACACAGCGCTATCTGCTCACAGGACAACGTCTTTGTTTTCCCTTAGCTGCAGACAACCATTCAAACTTAGTTTTCTAGCCCCAAAAGTACAACTACAATGATACgcaacttttaaatgcagtcCCTTAGTGAGCTTGCACCTCTTACCGTTAACCGACTGCAAGAAGAGAAAGCGAACGATGTGTCTGCTGGTGACTCATTGTCATGAGGACATCAACAACACTGGAATGGACAAGTATTTTACAAAACCAAAGGATGGCAGGCTTTGcttccattttaaaaagcaaaagactgatttatagttaaaaaaaatataaaaattaagccATAATATTAATGTGCATTAGTTACTGTTGGATGGATCATCTGTAACACACTTGCACCAAAATGCAAATTTTTAAGATGTATCGGTCCTGATAAAGAAGCCTAAATCTGTAGAGTTCTGCCAACACCACATGAGCACCTGCTTGTTTAGAACCAAGTTGTTTGGGCTCAaccatttaaacaaacaaacaaaacaacttacTAATAACTTGAAGACATTTCTGGCATTGCCTTGCTAGGAAAATTTACCTACACCTACCTGTTAACTTCTGGGAGACCAAGAGTAGGAGGGGGAGAACAAACTCTGACTGCACTCGGGAGCAAAATCAGACTGGTGTCCCTGACTAACAAGGAAATGTCCATCCCCTCAAAGTCACAGAAACCCAAATCTATTTTTGCACATGATATATTCTGTTAATCAtaccttgaggaaaaaaaaagcattgatttACCGTTGAACAATAACAAATCAAAACCGTGGGGTCCATGGACACTAGATGCTCATTTTCTAGTCTTATGCATTCCAGAATAGGCAGTATTGGAGGATCTTTTGGCTTAAAAAACAAACGTGAAAGTAAATACAGACacgttttcttcctctttccattcCCGAGATTTGCTCTAACAAGATTAGCACAGAACTGCGGTGCAAAGGGACCTTATCAGAATGTTCCGATTGGCACACAAAAGAGCAGGTGGAGACGGTGAGACAATTGCACTTTGTCTCCGACCATcaccaggaggaggaagaaaaataagcatGTTATTTTGGTGATATTTAGCACAAAGGGAAAAGTTCAATGGATCATTAAATGCCGGCATTACGAGAGAACTGTGAGAACATACTGATCCTCTGCCCTATAGTTCACACGAACTGTGAAAATTAACGTCCTCTGTTTGCAGGCAGCGTAAATTCACTTTCTTGGTGAATACAAGAGGAATCCTGCCCAGAGGGGGAGGTGAATTATAACATGTTAACTACCAGCGCTGACAACGAAAAGAATAGCAGGAGCAAATAAAGAAGTAGTTGCGAGGGATTCTTGCCAGCAAACAAACACGCTCATTGTCCTATGGGGAATGACAAGAGCAATTACCATGTTTGTTCGAATTTAAGATGTCGTGTTTCACACGGGTTAAGATGAGAAGAGCTGAACTTTGCAGCCCACACGGTGCAGCCCCTTTAGGGGTCCCAGTAGGACCCAGCTCAGCCTCAAAGAGCAACTGCACCCCCAGTTGTCAGGAGCCAGCGGGGACAGTGCGCAGAAGAGCCTGGAACATGCCACCAATTTTAGACGTTTCACTATGGTATTTTCTGCTCCGTGAAACTCCAGGACCTGCTCATTGGTATTTCAGCATCTCACATTCCTCCCAACAGCCCCATCCGTGCACATccctgggaaggagctgaggattcGTTCACAAATCTGGCACAGAACGCATATAAAACTGCAGCGTCAAACTCGCTGCACACAACATCATCCACAACCTTCTTCTTCATTGTCTTTTTAATACTCTGCTCAGCACAGACTATTCAAGTTAAGACTACTTAAAGTCTTCATGTGCTACTTCAGAACCATCCACCTCTTGATTACaggttagaatcacagaatacggCCCTCCTTGTCACACCTGCAGTATCCAGCACCACTACACCTTTTAAAGCACCTGCACTATTTAAATCCATTTTACGTTTCTTATATTGGATGAGCCAAGAATTATCAAACTTGGGCCAAAACAGTGCACCCCTCATGCACTGTCACAAACATCAAAAGACATGAAAGGGCCCCGAAGGAAAGTACCTGGAACCAATTTGTTTAGACAGATAACAGACTGGCACTTCAGCTTAACTAAGCCTGAATCCCTGCTCTTGCAGCCAGCAGCCGGTACCCGAAGATCCAGCAGCACAGCCCATCATGTGCATCGACTGGCGCTCCAACCAGCCACAGCCCTTCAGGAGCAGCTCTCCTGCAAATAATCCGGAATTAAAGCCATTTTAACACAGAATAAGACTTGAACAGCTAAATTAAATCAGTGTAGTTAACTGCATGATGGTTACTTCCCCTTCTGACAAAATCCCAAAGGGTACATCAGTAATTTCCACACAAGCTCAGGTTCCCAGGTGGCTTTCAGGTCTAACCACAGGTACAAACAAATAGCAATACTTTAACCTAAAGGGAACAGTCTGCAACTAAGAAGAAAGATTAAATCTCTTGGTCTAcgagagatggggaaaaaaaaggcttattTGGCTTCTGATAAAGATGTGCAGTTTGGGAGGAATGATTTGTCAACCTTGCAAGAATGAGAAGATAGTAGGTTGAATAGTTAGTTTGTGGCAACAGCACAAGGTAGCAAGAGAGATCCAGGATAGTAAAGAGGAGATAAGGAATATTTAGACAGGTTACTTAACAAGGTACAATAGTTGATTTATGGCCTGAATGAAAGCCACTGAAAGTATTCCATTGGATTTCAACAGGTTTTAAATCAAGTTAAGCCATGGGGAAGAAAAATGCAGA
It contains:
- the LEKR1 gene encoding protein LEKR1 isoform X9, producing MERHIPTHALPEEIRKMSRDETVCKYCGVSYLILHEFKVMEDKVKAMEKEIKRYERSIEREKGLQAELQALSQDLEHYRADGESKSERIKNLTVELKTKQEELKNAKEDLRYFQEEKEAAYKQSQVLRNTLEHHCSTLNKAVSLFPFIRSELDSIKEVISSNLDNWAAMKEEIFLQIKTVSKEALTEIPKLNQRLAKSQRENECLQEKVKHLTLVADTVELKTQQLQTSLQQGNELQSRCRELQKETLGLRSEYWLRSTLRNV
- the LEKR1 gene encoding protein LEKR1 isoform X8, with product MERHIPTHALPEEIRKMSRDETVCKYCGVSYLILHEFKVMEDKVKAMEKEIKRYERSIEREKGLQAELQALSQDLEHYRADGESKSERIKNLTVELKTKQEELKNAKEDLRYFQEEKEAAYKQSQVLRNTLEHHCSTLNKAVSLFPFIRSELDSIKEVISSNLDNWAAMKEEIFLQIKTVSKEALTEIPKLNQRLAKSQRENECLQEKVKHLTLVADTVELKTQQLQTSLQQGNELQSRCRELQKETLDMQFPECVRVFAVHLVLKFPLKKGFFPSGKEKWN